The following are from one region of the Sphingomonas sp. J315 genome:
- a CDS encoding ATP-binding protein, producing the protein MRTPNIYLTILGQPAARLVTISGVLFVVVAWITVIWQIVEDRRTAVEAAVRENRGRVVAFEQYVRRTLEAADLATAYLDERYGAQVRSPGTTGTRRIVLPAYFDAIVSGAQLADADGNIRFSTSADARRSVRDRRVFRELRETPTVDRAISNPTTKPETGDTVLLIARALRNPDRSFAGAVAVEIPARRFVDFNAGIEYRPADLISIISLRGMTLARREGGVVSWGQDLSGRLVMQRQMAEPNGEYWGPSSLDGRRRLFSHRRLTNYPIFVTSGVGEADILAPATRRAGWFLSLATALTLLLGALLVLYARHVSNQEQAQRRFDQMRDEFAHSARVSSLSEMAAGLAHELNQPLTAASNYLAVGELMIRGDGTREAVGAQLHQVRGQIARAGEIIRRIRDYLSKGSAELRIETLDATIFDAIELARGGNAAPRARVLYAGGHAQTRVLIDRIQIQQVLVNLIRNAEEAVASVPEDRRLIRIKCEARSEEMFEIRVEDDGPGFPDSVLEQFNLPFISTKAEHGLGIGLSICRRIIEVHGGELKAWNRARGATVSFTVKREAVLRSVA; encoded by the coding sequence GTGCGGACACCAAACATCTATCTGACGATCCTGGGTCAGCCAGCGGCGCGACTCGTGACTATCTCGGGCGTCCTGTTCGTAGTCGTCGCCTGGATCACGGTGATCTGGCAGATAGTTGAGGACCGGCGCACTGCGGTTGAAGCGGCTGTGCGTGAAAACAGGGGGCGCGTCGTCGCCTTTGAGCAATATGTCCGGCGCACGCTTGAGGCGGCGGATTTGGCGACCGCCTATCTCGACGAACGTTATGGCGCACAGGTGCGGTCGCCGGGCACTACCGGCACACGGCGAATCGTATTGCCCGCATATTTCGACGCAATCGTGTCAGGTGCGCAGCTCGCCGACGCCGATGGAAATATCCGGTTTAGCACCAGCGCGGACGCTCGGCGGAGCGTGCGAGACCGCCGCGTGTTCAGAGAGCTTCGGGAAACGCCGACTGTCGATCGCGCCATCTCCAACCCGACGACCAAGCCCGAGACTGGCGATACGGTCCTGTTGATCGCTCGCGCGCTGCGGAACCCGGACCGGAGCTTTGCCGGCGCCGTAGCCGTTGAGATCCCGGCGCGGCGCTTTGTCGATTTCAACGCCGGCATTGAATATCGTCCGGCCGATCTGATTTCGATCATCTCGCTGCGCGGCATGACCCTGGCGCGGCGCGAGGGCGGTGTCGTCAGCTGGGGGCAGGACCTGAGCGGGCGCCTGGTGATGCAACGCCAGATGGCCGAGCCCAACGGGGAATATTGGGGGCCGAGCTCACTTGACGGCAGACGCCGCCTGTTCAGCCACAGGAGGCTGACCAATTACCCGATTTTCGTGACCTCGGGCGTGGGCGAAGCCGACATCCTTGCGCCCGCGACGCGGCGTGCAGGGTGGTTCCTGAGTCTGGCGACGGCACTGACCCTGTTGCTGGGTGCGCTGCTTGTCTTGTACGCGCGGCATGTCAGCAACCAGGAACAGGCGCAGCGCCGGTTTGACCAGATGCGGGACGAGTTCGCCCATTCCGCGCGGGTTTCATCGCTCAGCGAGATGGCGGCTGGCCTGGCGCACGAACTCAACCAGCCGCTGACCGCCGCCTCCAACTATCTTGCGGTCGGGGAGCTGATGATCCGGGGCGACGGTACGCGCGAAGCGGTTGGGGCCCAGCTGCACCAGGTGCGCGGCCAGATCGCGCGCGCGGGCGAGATCATCCGCCGGATCCGAGACTATTTATCGAAGGGCAGCGCGGAATTGCGCATCGAAACGCTGGACGCGACCATATTCGACGCGATCGAGTTGGCGCGCGGCGGCAATGCAGCGCCGCGCGCGCGCGTGCTTTATGCGGGCGGCCATGCGCAAACGCGGGTGCTGATCGATCGAATCCAGATCCAGCAGGTACTGGTCAACCTGATCCGCAACGCGGAGGAGGCGGTGGCGAGCGTCCCCGAGGACCGGCGCTTGATCCGGATCAAGTGCGAGGCCCGGTCAGAAGAGATGTTCGAAATTCGCGTCGAGGATGATGGCCCCGGCTTTCCCGACAGCGTGCTGGAGCAGTTCAACCTGCCCTTCATCTCGACCAAGGCCGAGCATGGACTTGGCATCGGCCTGTCGATCTGCCGCCGCATCATCGAGGTACATGGCGGAGAGTTGAAGGCGTGGAACCGCGCCCGGGGCGCGACCGTCAGCTTCACCGTCAAGCGTGAAGCAGTTCTGCGCTCGGTCGCCTAG